Genomic segment of Mercurialis annua linkage group LG6, ddMerAnnu1.2, whole genome shotgun sequence:
CGGAGGAGTATTAAATTAGAATCAGAATGTGTTAATAACACTAACATAATGGATGATGGagcataaattttaaaattatcacaAATACTTGAAAGTATCCTATTATAACATAATTGTGTTTTCCCTATAATATTCGGTTTATATTTTACTGGAATGTCTATTAAATTAGAATGTACTTAAACAggtaaataaagaaaaaaattaaaatcaagtcataattttttttaagttaggTTATCATATCCACATCCTTATTTCAACATGAGTACAAATATACAAAGACGATTCTAAGTCAATGACCCAGACAAAACTCTATAAATAGGGATCCAAGCTAAAGTATAGAATCTAATTCATTCTCTTGAAATATTTCACTTATCTTCATTCTATAAGATATTTAATTTAGACATCGGTGCATGGTCGGACAAATTAGTCCGATTCATTCTGACATGTACTTGTGATTTCAGGTCAAGTAAAGAGGATACACCACCATCGGAGAATCATCACATTGTTATTAGTTTCTCCTGAAAAACAACaataactttaaaataattatccaaataaatatATCTTGGCCAAATGGTTTTTCATATGCTTAACTTTgactattttatcaaatatatccctaaaaaaaattatttatagttatttataattaatttatattaaatcaaaaaattattttgatttatggaGAAAAGAGATTTTCATtaccatttataataataagaaTCTATTTAGAGTATATATCAAACATGAAGGAGTTCAAGTTGGGTACAACTGAAACGTAAATGTGGCGATTTgaataaaattggtgattttaaaagattgagatataattgaaaaaaatcagaATTATTGTATATTTTAGACTAccattttttcaaattaaaattataaagaaagaATTTGATTTTCTTTGTAGTATAATCTGTTTATCGAAAGAgttattttttttggtcaaaaagTAATACTATTGATAAGATTGATTTATTACACCTTACCGTTGAAGTACATCGTAgatcaaaattatataaaaaaaataaattgaaacccTATAATCGATCTATAAAaagaaacgaaacaaaacagaaatttaaaatttaacagaTGACTAAAAACAAGATAAATTCAAGTATGGAGAATTTCTTGCCACCAATCGTACCACATAGCTTCTATTAACCACTTGTTCCGCTGCTAAGAtgcttcaaaaaaaaaatctggaGTCTTGAAGAATGTGAAGCTGAAATTTGAACAAACACTGAAAAGGTTGAACGAGCCAAAGATCTACACAAATAAAACTACAACCGCACAAAAACACCTAAAACCCACAGTCCAAGAAACGGAGCAATTTATTCgaaaattaatacaaatataGGGGGAAAAAAACAAGCTAAGAGACGATGATTTCCGGCTAAGAGCTGAAAATCACCGTCTCCTACGctcaaaatcaaagaaaaaccGAATCTCTGCTCTCTATAGTATTTTCTCTCTCCAACTTCTAGAGAGATGGCACAGCTATGCCGACTGACCCCTTATTGAAAGAGTTATTTGAGAACCagtaaaaatacttaaaaagaGATTGAATGTGAGAACAACTATAAATATAGTGTTCCAATTTTTCTCATCTCCTCtcatttattcattttatgATTGATTGAATGAGAAAATCATATGCGACCGGGGTATGCATTGATCATTTCATTTTGGTAATAGAAACATCAAAAAACGTTATTTTTTAAACGAACTGAAATAAATAGTAAAACTCAAtcaattcaatttgttttttggtCTAACCTAAATAttagaataatttttcttttaaaaaattttaaagataaaaaattaatttaaaaaatcaataaattttaaattttaaatcatcaaattaaactattacaaaaataaaacattttaacattttaaaaacattaaaaatatttttttaaaaaattaaattatattgatgtagtttaagtttttttatggttttctataattaaaaaccaaactaaaaaattaaacctaATATTTCATTTCGATTCAATTTTTCTATTCAGTTCACTTTTAGCACACCACTATCTATATGTGACAACTACACATTTTCAAATCAACAAAATGACCACAGAAGCATTAATCTTTTTCAACTCACATATATAGAAAACAGAACACCAAATTGTTGATGAAAGAGCACAAAAAAAAATGACAGACAAAAATAGATTAGAGATGCCAAAATGGCTACACTAGAGTTGGTAAAATAAAAGTTATGTTACTAACTTAAATCTTGTTGAAGGCAACAATGTCACAGCTCTGAATATATTCATTACGTGGCTCGACTGTCAATTGCTCCTCGATGATGGTATCGACAGATACAAGGTCGTCGACAATGGTGACCATGATCTGCAATTTCTTGATTCCGTAACCAACTGCAACCAGCTTTGCTGTAACAGCCACAATAGGAGCATTAGTTTCAGAAACTACTTCAGTAAATAGAAGCTATGCTAAAATGCAAATAATCTCATTAACTATATAACATGTTTGCAATTCAAaacatgaactttcaattttttgcaattcaaatcACCAATTAGAAATCCAATTGATCAGTGCTGATGTGGAACGTAGTAATCCAAAAACGAAAGGCATGGTAAGATGGGTTATGACTTCCACATCAACACAAATTGAGCGAATAAATCAGTgattcaaattgcaaaaatgaaaTTCTGAGTTGAAATTACAAAATCAAACTATAAGAAGTTTCAAGGCAAACCGTACATGCTCCCCATAAGAGACCGGGCATCTCGATACTCCTAACTGCCTCCTCCAACTTTTTCATATCTGTCTCATCGTCCCAAGGCTTTACATCCAAAAGAATAGAAGATTTTCCACCTGAAAATAGTGATCAAAGGTCAAAATGAATACCGAATGATTCAGAGCAGCgcatatatatgttttttcataCAGCTAGATGAGCAActtagattataaaaaaaaaaaaccagcTTCTTACTCTCTTTCTTCTTGGCAGGCTTTTTAGCTGCCTCCCTCTCTTCTGCGGCCTTCTTATCCTCCTCtgtctcatcaccaaagagatccaaatcatcatcatcttcttcggCAGCAGCAGCCTAAAGTAGCAATTGAAGAAAtcagaaaaaataaattgatgtgTATAACGGAGTTGATGTTTTGACAAGAGACAGGAGCTGGTAGCTAAGAATGCACGAGTATAGATTGGTAACAATTAAATTAacgataaaatccatttaaatCTTAGATGAAATCTATTAATTCATTTCTATCTTTAATAGAACTCTAAATAGATACATTtgcatttgaaatttttgttgtttggtatccaaaaaaatatatgtacagTTCATTCAAATGAAATGAGTTGAATATGTATATTTTGAGTAATTCTAATCTAACTAAATATTTCACTGTCAAAAATACCATATTATGTATATTACAATtactattttataaaagaatataGTAGAAGTAATCATCATTATAAGAACTCCTCTCACTCTAGAATTTATTTGGAAATACCGTCAAAATTGATAGAATTTGAACCAAGTACAACTACTTCTGTAgatttctaattaaaattcttaGAATTAACAAAATTCACTTATATCAAATATATTCTAAACGCTtgaccaaatttaaatttagatagCTTCAAATCCCCACAATCACATTCTCCCTTGCAGAACAAGATTCATTCAAACTTGACACATTCAACAATcgatttacttttaatttttttatgaatgatgcCAATGCCAATgccaaatgaaattaaaatactatCCTTATTATTACTAAGATCTCTCGCTTAAATTCACATAAAAGATCGAAATTTGCTACAGTGTAATGGAATTTATTTACTGTAAACTCCAGAGTTACAAATTCAATTACAATGCATAGTCAATGCAACAAAATGAAGCCCTAAgcttaatatttatcattttttacgcaTGAAAGATTGAAACTTCAGGCAAATTCAATCAATTtgatcaaaaattaaaattgcaaaaaaagaaaACTAGATACGCACCTCTTTAGCAGGGGCAGCAGCTTCTTCAGCTGGAGCAGCGGCGGCGGCCTGGCCACCAACTCTCACTCCAACAGCTTTCCCCGGAAAACTACACATTATCAAATCAACACAAAGtaaataaatctctaaaaataacaaatacccaacaaaattaaactaacaattaacCAACAAAGTCTAACCTCGCGGAAAGCTGTGAGGAAACACTGTCGTACCACTTCCCAGCATTGGGAAACGAAGCTCCCGGCTTCTCCGAAACGGCGGCGTATACCTTAATATCATCCTTAGTCAGCTGATCTCTAATCACAATTCAAATTACAAACACAAAATTTACTACTCAATTCAATGATTTACAATTCTTAATaagcaaattaaaattaagaaaaattgaaGCATACCCAGAGATATAAGATTTTGCGGCGAGAAACTCTTCGAGGGACTTGAGACCTGACTCGGTGTGTAGATCTGAGAATGTGACGGCCATGGTGACAGTTGAGGAAGATGACGGTCACGGAAGCGGATGACAGGCGGTGAGAGCAGTGGAAGGGAGGTGAAAGAGGAGGAAGTGGGTTAGTGAAGGAgtgagtatatatatatgaggccAAAGAAAGTAAAACCCTAGCAATTATTATAATTGGAATTCTATTTTGGATATTCTCTCTTTATGTTTAATTCAGTAAAATTAACAAGTTTTTATTAAAAGCAAAATGTTGCAAAAAAAAcccttcaaatttttaaaatgacttAAATATACTTAATACCAAAATCTTTTGCGCGTGTTTATGTAATTAGAGATTTTACGAAttcacgaattttcattttgcataattatttattattgacgATGTATTGTCATTgatgttatttaaatttttaatttgtattatatatttttatacctGGTGGTAGAGAcattgttttttatatataatctaaggagggggagcgcttgtgggagaattTGAAACTGCGAACTGTTTACAAGGGTGTATACAATTTATGATTGTCAATGATCGTAAGTCAAGTcgtaaattttgatttaaaacaGTGAAAATCCCATGATCATAGATAGAGAATATGGTTGTAGGTAGGGAAATTTTAAGGCATTTAACAAAAAGACAGTACAAGAAGTTTAATTATGagtataaatttgcaaaacaaaaTGGAGGGGGCAACGGCCCCATTATTCCAAAGGGTTAAATCCATCCGTAAATATCAGTatgtttatattgaatttaatccttaaataaattgataacatTAGTATTTTGACATTTGATGGAAATACGACGCAGCACAACGTCACAGTCCtcaaactttgcataaaattatttaaatttgaggCGGTCTATGATAGTGAAATTAAAATTgagcaaaataaaatacattcaTGAGAAACAGATAATAGCAGTCAATCTCATACTGATAAATACAATAAGTTGAGGTGGTTTATGCTGTTTAGAGGCACTTTGGAACTAACAAATGTACgttttgaaggaataaaatttATGGTTTAGTACGGGAAAATGACGTTGACTTtaataagattttaaatttttttcatactacAAAATTTCTCATTTAAATTTTCAGTTAACTAGTGAAAAAGTTAACATCctaatcatttttttatgaatgatgaATTATGCTATCGTTTAATTATtcctaatattttttataaatacataaattttaaacaattgaatttataaatccataaatttcactaatttaaaatctattaattttataaaaattattgattttaaaaacattcagGCCTCAACCCAAATGGTGTCTAAAGCAATTTCCATATAAACAATACAACAAATCTGGGTATTcaagcaattattatttttcattttggtgaccaaatttcaaatatattcattttgactattaaattttaattttatttcaatgagTGATTTTCTAGCAAAATATGCTTAATTTGGTCTATGAACTTCCATCTAAAAAGAAATAATGCATACTGATAAATTTTCAAGATAAAACTAGTGAAATTTGGTTGACACGTACATTTTTGCCCgaaaaaaaaatctcatttgaaataaaattaaagttcagtAATCAAATGaaagaattaaaatttgatcactcaaaaaaaaagagtttgaaTACCCATAAAATCAATATCCAATTTTCatcaaacaaaaaacaaataaatcatcCATAGCTATAGGATTCCATTTTCATATCAAATTCTGAAGAATCGATAAAAGATTCAATATTCTCCAAAAACATTAACTTTGTTCTTGTCACAACATTGCTATTACAATTTGTCTTATTTATATCAAACTAACACAATACATTGCATTGCTTGGAAATTCTTTTCTTTGTTATTAACAAACTCAATCTCTTGTTTTTAGTAACCTATTTTATGTGTTCTACGAAAACCTGTCGAATTTTAcatttatacatatatgctCTCTGTTttccatttcaacatttttcgtTCCGTTCCTTAAATTTTCGTGCAACATATATAGATTGTCGCAAGTGCGTATATAGTCTTGAAGACAATCTCCGTTAATAAAAGTTCTATGTTTTCCAGGACTtgtaaaactaaaaacaattttaaaattttaaaagataatctTTAGTTGAATGGAAGATCAAAAAAGGGTGATGGTAATTCAATATGCATCAAAAGAAATTAGTTCAAGTGCTTTAATGTGGGTATTTCAAGGCTTGTCACTCAAACCAGGCGATATTCTCATATTTCTTGCAGTTCTTCATCAGGTTAACAATCCTTGTAAGTCAAGAAATTTTAAAtgtaagtatatatttttttttatgtttattgagacaagaataattttttaggtttttttttcttgtgtTAATTGTTTTTAGTGGGATTTAAAAGCAAAGTGGATTCAAATTCGATGCTCGGAACAAATGAGAAAATTGTTGTGAGAGAAGCTGCCTGGAAGAAGGAAGAGTATATGAAGAACTCAGAACTTCAACAGATTTCCAAGCTTTATGAGTTGCACAAGGTACGTgctgaaaaattttaaaatgtaaaacacCAAAATGACATGTTTTTATgagaaaatattataatttattatgcaCGGAAACCTTGAGGAAGCCGCGTTTCCCCATATTCAAAATccttttatatttgaaattctCAGAAACTCATAAGAAATGTTTAGCTACTAATTAATCCTGATCAAATTTCAGGTTGAATTTAAGGTAGAGGTGGCAACAGGACATTCGCCGAAAGTAATTGCTGTAAAAGCAGCAGAAGATTTCAGGGCAACATGGGTTATTCTTGACAGGTCAACCAAATTTCCTGACAGAATTAATCTTTTTACTTCAAACTAATAATGCTCTTAATTTTCGGTTTCGTTTGGTTTttaatattaagaaaattaaaaaactgaaaGAAATCGAACTGTCTATATGTACAGAAATTTTCATGAATATTGTATTGTTCAAGtcgttaaaatatataatacattgttatttcatttgaattttaatatttttagaaaatgtgACTTATATCTCAGCaaattttactcctattttattttaaatatccaTAACCTTTGACAAATTAACTTCCGAATCGAACTGAAACTAAATTTCTCAGGAAGCTAAAGAAAGACAGGAAATACTTTTTGGCAAGACTTTCATGTGGGATATCAAGAATGAAGCGAAACGACAAGATCGAGCAATTCAGAGGTCCGAAAATAAAGCAAGAACAACATACCGGCTTTATTACTTACGATGATATGTTGGTCGGAACTCCAGAACCTGAAGAACTTTTCAGTATCAAAATTTCCCTAGGTAATCAATTTCATCTGCatacatgtttaaaatttagttgTTCAATCATAGTGTTAAACTTTTATAGAGTTACTTAACTATAGGTTTTTTACATAGTGATTATCACcgttttatgtgttaaattttagtaacatgacttatatttttttttcatccaCAAGGTTAATATAACAATTGTGTGGCATGAAACACATTGGATTACCACATAAATCTTAAAATAGAAACAGTagactaatttataaaaataataatttttttgactaTTTAGTTCATTGTTATAAATTCAGGGAGCAATTCGGTTTGTTACATTGCttgtttaacaattttaagGATAATTAgtttgtttttaaactttttagaagGTTAGAGTTTCCCTTCTACCTAAATTTACTATAATATTCAATCTGCCTATTACAttagtttctcctttttattaattagaatcctcatttttttaattttcttttggaTATTACTGTCGAAACTCGTAAAACGGATGATCAAACTGTCGAAATTAATTTCTGAAAATCAGTTTGGTCATACTTTGTgttatgaaaatttattttagctaaatattattaaataatttctaCCTCTAATATTATACTTTATTTGCTATTACTAGACCAAGAGATCGTAGAAGATTCAACATGTTCGCTTTGTAAGAATCGTCGACTGACCAATGGATGCGAAATGGAATTCACATACGAAGAACTTGTCGATGCAACTGATAGTTTTTCGACGAACAATTCATTACACGACGGTGTTTTAGGATCTTATTTTATAGGATACGTAAAAagtaaaaatctgaaaattattGTCGACCTACAAAAAGTTTCAACGTCGCAAGAAGAAATGAAATTCAGTTCAGAATTTAATCTGTTCAAGACAGCAAGACATAGAAATGTACTGAAGCTCTTAGGAACATGTAGACAAGGAAGTCTGAAGCTACTTGTGTATGAATATGTCTGCAATGGCTTACTAAAACAGCACTTGTCAAGTAagaatcttaatttttttacaggcttaatcattaaaaagtatcatttttgatttttccGTTTATgatctaaacttttaaattgtcaattttaactaaattttagattttcaaATTCAGGGTCTTTCTATGGTTACTTTATTTTTCACAAAGTAAACCTTATTTTGTTCACTTATCACCGTTGGATGAATTTTCAACGGTAATAAGTGAACAAAGTAAACTTTACTTTGTAAAAAACAAAGTAACCATAGAAAGACCcattattttagcgatttatatttaatttattttagcgatttattcatttattttatttattttggcgatttattcaagctatattaataaaatctgtGGCATGATGTAGAACATTGGCCGTTGGGTCTAACGTGGACGGAGAGGATGAAAGTGGCATTAGGAGCAGCCAGAGGATTAAACTTTCTGCACCAAAACGACATCGTTCACAAGAATGTTAGAACAAGTAGCATTCCTGTAACTCATGATTTCGAACCAATGGTAAGAATTGAAAATCTAATAACTAAGCAAAATGTATTAATATTACGCACAATTCTAGTCTTTTTACTACAAATACTATACTTTCAATTCGTGTCGTATGCATACTGTaatctttttgattttaatcaAATATATCCGCAATTGATCTGGAGTTGACGTGGTTGTTAATTGTTATATGTGTCATATAAGATTAATCTCACGCATGTAGACGTACCATATCACGCCATATCATATCCAAACTAATTGTGAATATATTTGGCAGTTGTCGACAAATTGATGGTAAACTAACATTTTTGTATAAAGTTGGCGAACTAATTAACGCGTTGTCGTCTTGAATGTTTCAGCTCGGAAGTTTCGGGCGTCCATCGGAGGAAAAAGTTGTTGAAACTTTGGGGTATTTAGCACCGGAATATGCCGGAACATGGAAACTTTCGACTGCTACAGATGTTTAtgcatttggaattgttttgttagAGTTGATTACTGGTCAGATGGTTACTGATAAAATGCCAGGGGGGAAGAGTCTTGTGGAATGGGTAAGCAACTATCAATTACACTACAAATAGAGGTAGAGGTGCGCATTCAATTCAAACCGAACTGAAGTAGTTGGTTCAGTCGATTTTTTGATCCGgctattgaaattttttatatttaaaatcaaactgaactaaaaaaaatcaatttttgataATATCAAACCAAATTTTTCTGTCCGGTTATTTGTTTTACCCTAGATATAGGCGTGTACTTAACCAAACTGATTGAAAAACCAAACTGAACTGAAAATCGTTGGTTTGGTTCATTTATTAGTTATTACAGATCTTttaaaataggcttaattacttaaaaaacctccaccttataatattttttcgtttataccatgacctaggaaaaagttcatttgtaccctttttttgattttttgttttcaactctaccctaaagcactatattgaacttttttttatctagaaaaagcttaaaataatccttcatttttttaatttatttgtattttttcaaatagaaaaaagatgatataacccttctatttaattatttttaatattttcatcctataattaattaaattgtcaaaaaataaaattttggggtacaattgaaaacgaaaaatcaaaaaaagggtacaaatgaactttttcctaggtcagggtataaacgaaaaattgtttaaaggtgggatttttttaagtaattagacctttAAAATactataacttttaaaaagaataatcttatatttatatattaaagcgGTTAAAATGTAtgatatattataatttgatatatatttgattcttaattttagcttttttattttttatttttcttatattttctattaaaatttatttttatatttggataAAATCAGAAGCTGAACCGGACTTGACCTTTCTAATTCAGGTCGATTTCTATTTTCTTTACGAAAGAACAATCAATTTTCCTGTTTTTACTaccgaatcaaaccgaaatatAAAATGCATATCTCTGATCAATTACTTGTTTTCTTGTTTCACAATTAGAGTTTTATTTTACAGGCAAGGCCCCTTCTAAAGGAAAGGAGATTACTTGAGATGATAGATTATAGAATTGGCAACTCTCATGATAGTGAGCAACTTTATTGGATGGGGAGAGTAATACATAATTGTCTCCATAAAATTCCACATAAAAGATTGACAATGGACAAGGTAACTAAAATTTCACTAAATTT
This window contains:
- the LOC126688105 gene encoding elongation factor 1-beta 2; this encodes MAVTFSDLHTESGLKSLEEFLAAKSYISGDQLTKDDIKVYAAVSEKPGASFPNAGKWYDSVSSQLSASFPGKAVGVRVGGQAAAAAPAEEAAAPAKEAAAAEEDDDDLDLFGDETEEDKKAAEEREAAKKPAKKKESGKSSILLDVKPWDDETDMKKLEEAVRSIEMPGLLWGASKLVAVGYGIKKLQIMVTIVDDLVSVDTIIEEQLTVEPRNEYIQSCDIVAFNKI
- the LOC126686744 gene encoding serine/threonine-protein kinase CDG1-like is translated as MEDQKRVMVIQYASKEISSSALMWVFQGLSLKPGDILIFLAVLHQVNNPCKSRNFKLGFKSKVDSNSMLGTNEKIVVREAAWKKEEYMKNSELQQISKLYELHKVEFKVEVATGHSPKVIAVKAAEDFRATWVILDRKLKKDRKYFLARLSCGISRMKRNDKIEQFRGPKIKQEQHTGFITYDDMLVGTPEPEELFSIKISLDQEIVEDSTCSLCKNRRLTNGCEMEFTYEELVDATDSFSTNNSLHDGVLGSYFIGYVKSKNLKIIVDLQKVSTSQEEMKFSSEFNLFKTARHRNVLKLLGTCRQGSLKLLVYEYVCNGLLKQHLSKHWPLGLTWTERMKVALGAARGLNFLHQNDIVHKNVRTSSIPVTHDFEPMVRIENLITKQNVLILRTILEKVVETLGYLAPEYAGTWKLSTATDVYAFGIVLLELITGQMVTDKMPGGKSLVEWARPLLKERRLLEMIDYRIGNSHDSEQLYWMGRVIHNCLHKIPHKRLTMDKVVSALECIAERQASNVMDDISAVRSYLANRISDIDRNQGSERTEMFSIELDSEGAEEQVMNVTSSSTASASFSRSSISRTSTSFSRSSVSSSGQGDKMQSNQ